One segment of Anopheles stephensi strain Indian chromosome 3, UCI_ANSTEP_V1.0, whole genome shotgun sequence DNA contains the following:
- the LOC118510587 gene encoding coiled-coil domain-containing protein 102A isoform X2 gives MSQSAPRRHPPSGNVEVSSMSAKFVDTEWEARESQRQRELEEARARAAQMEKTMKWWSDCTANWREKWSKVRTERNKARDEAKQLRSNLEAAIKESNSYKREKCELEMQITQLKKEMEKVHTLMMKHAGRFNKASLDAADEPDRDGRADNNCSPDISSDGLKNVNSEDGLVTKLPNLPDDGTGPPGGLLATNAASADLDIEEYILQGGAMPKHSVEFKDKSEQMAEERRLIQQLSKDDYDEDYLLQKISMLQLRLDDAQKTIQIEREEKNVVHRALEKARQDMQELRDKCEELRAAKQDAVRELLTLQEQHRVEMRITHNSLQEEIAARETLERRLCELRTELERLQAENAAEWGKRERLETEKLNMERETKKLRAECQDLQERLERKGRPLVNSDVELRSLQQELLDKNKELSDIRHSHSKMKKMLSEANTELGHAVRRAEQYETEVKRLRSRVEELKHELASAEDELDAACNHVRRLQRTNEELSGQTEGLQVQIQHLQTRLRSSHGSTSLLSANEDNSDNE, from the exons ATGTCGCAAAGTGCACCGAGACGGCATCCGCCCAGTGGAAATGTGGAGGTTAGCAGCATGTCGGCAAAGTTTGTTGACACCGAGTGGGAGGCTCGGGAG TCCCAACGGCAGCGCGAACTGGAAGAGGCTCGCGCAAGGGCCGCGCAGATGGAAAAGACGATGAAGTGGTGGTCCGACTGTACGGCAAATTGGCGCGAAAAATGGAGTAAG GTGCGAACCGAACGCAACAAAGCACGCGACGAGGCGAAGCAGCTCCGCAGCAATCTGGAGGCCGCCATTAAAGAATCCAACTCGTACAAGCGCGAAAAGTGCGAACTAGAAATGCAAATAACGCAGCTCAAGAAGGAGATGGAGAAGGTGCACACGCTCATGATGAAGCACGCCGGCCGTTTCAACAAAGCCTCCCTGGACGCAGCCGACGAGCCGGATCGTGATGGCCGGGCCGATAACAACTGCTCGCCGGACATATCCTCCGACGGGTTAAAGAACGTCAACAGTGAGGATGGTTTGGTGACGAAGCTGCCGAACCTGCCGGACGATGGAACCGGACCACCCGGAGGACTGCTCGCGACCAACGCTGCCAGCGCCGATCTCGACATCGAAGAGTACATCCTGCAGGGTGGCGCCATGCCGAAACATTCCGTAGAGTTTAAGGACAAGAGTGAGCAGATGGCGGAAGAGCGCCGTCTCATACAGCAGCTCTCCAAGGACGATTACGACGAGGATTATCTGCTGCAGAAGATTTCCATGCTCCAGCTCCGGCTGGACGATGCCCAGAAAACGATCCAGATCGAGCGGGAGGAGAAAAATGTCGTCCATCGAGCGCTGGAAAAGGCACGCCAGGATATGCAGGAGCTGCGGGACAAGTGCGAAGAGTTGCGTGCGGCCAAACAGGATGCGGTGCGGGAGCTGCTAACGCTGCAAGAGCAGCACCGGGTGGAGATGCGCATCACGCACAACTCGCTGCAGGAAGAGATTGCCGCGAGGGAAACGCTCGAAAGGCGGTTGTGCGAGCTGCGCACGGAACTGGAACGACTGCAGGCGGAGAATGCGGCCGAATGGGGCAAGCGGGAACGGCTCGAAACGGAGAAGCTGAATATGGAGCGGGAAACCAAAAAGCTGCGCGCCGAATGTCAGGATCTGCAGGAACGGCTCGAACGCAAGGGTCGTCCGCTGGTGAACAGTGACGTGGAGCTGCGCTCTCTGCAGCAGGAGCTGCTCGATAAGAATAAG GAACTCAGCGACATTCGTCATTCGCACAGTAAGATGAAGAAAATGCTGTCGGAAGCAAACACCGAGCTGGGGCATGCCGTGCGCCGAGCGGAACAGTACGAAACGGAGGTGAAACGGTTGCGTTCGCGCGTGGAAGAGCTCAAGCACGAGCTGGCCTCCGCTGAGGATGAGCTCGATGCCGCCTGCAACCATGTGCGTCGATTGCAACGCACCAACGAGGAGCTGAGCGGCCAAACGGAAGGCTTGCAGGTGCAGATACAGCATCTACAAACGAG ACTCCGTAGCTCACATGGATCCACCAGTCTGCTTTCGGCCAACGAAGATAATAGCGACAATGAATGA
- the LOC118510587 gene encoding coiled-coil domain-containing protein 102A isoform X1: protein MSQSAPRRHPPSGNVEVSSMSAKFVDTEWEARESQRQRELEEARARAAQMEKTMKWWSDCTANWREKWSKVRTERNKARDEAKQLRSNLEAAIKESNSYKREKCELEMQITQLKKEMEKVHTLMMKHAGRFNKASLDAADEPDRDGRADNNCSPDISSDGLKNVNSEDGLVTKLPNLPDDGTGPPGGLLATNAASADLDIEEYILQGGAMPKHSVEFKDKSEQMAEERRLIQQLSKDDYDEDYLLQKISMLQLRLDDAQKTIQIEREEKNVVHRALEKARQDMQELRDKCEELRAAKQDAVRELLTLQEQHRVEMRITHNSLQEEIAARETLERRLCELRTELERLQAENAAEWGKRERLETEKLNMERETKKLRAECQDLQERLERKGRPLVNSDVELRSLQQELLDKNKELSDIRHSHSKMKKMLSEANTELGHAVRRAEQYETEVKRLRSRVEELKHELASAEDELDAACNHVRRLQRTNEELSGQTEGLQVQIQHLQTSGSPKQQQQHHQHESGNYKATNRSNYTANVSYKPNINDLKQLFDNSAARQFGGGGGGPSKASGLPVREQPSSLTSSINPQPPPSYAPLASGSYYDAKPSYIEHDAPSPPSLNNNKYEFERAKQKFDNITRAAAAASGGHKSRSSSGGSGAVTSKQHNFAGSSAIPKRNTSSGAAAGASSASGSYYEPNVFPGNGGGELRNGRAACDDMPPTKNQSHINETIQLFDVSPGSYDQSPGGNAPRAIGQQHPPHKPINIGKMNDVNLDGLKVSEDDETP from the exons ATGTCGCAAAGTGCACCGAGACGGCATCCGCCCAGTGGAAATGTGGAGGTTAGCAGCATGTCGGCAAAGTTTGTTGACACCGAGTGGGAGGCTCGGGAG TCCCAACGGCAGCGCGAACTGGAAGAGGCTCGCGCAAGGGCCGCGCAGATGGAAAAGACGATGAAGTGGTGGTCCGACTGTACGGCAAATTGGCGCGAAAAATGGAGTAAG GTGCGAACCGAACGCAACAAAGCACGCGACGAGGCGAAGCAGCTCCGCAGCAATCTGGAGGCCGCCATTAAAGAATCCAACTCGTACAAGCGCGAAAAGTGCGAACTAGAAATGCAAATAACGCAGCTCAAGAAGGAGATGGAGAAGGTGCACACGCTCATGATGAAGCACGCCGGCCGTTTCAACAAAGCCTCCCTGGACGCAGCCGACGAGCCGGATCGTGATGGCCGGGCCGATAACAACTGCTCGCCGGACATATCCTCCGACGGGTTAAAGAACGTCAACAGTGAGGATGGTTTGGTGACGAAGCTGCCGAACCTGCCGGACGATGGAACCGGACCACCCGGAGGACTGCTCGCGACCAACGCTGCCAGCGCCGATCTCGACATCGAAGAGTACATCCTGCAGGGTGGCGCCATGCCGAAACATTCCGTAGAGTTTAAGGACAAGAGTGAGCAGATGGCGGAAGAGCGCCGTCTCATACAGCAGCTCTCCAAGGACGATTACGACGAGGATTATCTGCTGCAGAAGATTTCCATGCTCCAGCTCCGGCTGGACGATGCCCAGAAAACGATCCAGATCGAGCGGGAGGAGAAAAATGTCGTCCATCGAGCGCTGGAAAAGGCACGCCAGGATATGCAGGAGCTGCGGGACAAGTGCGAAGAGTTGCGTGCGGCCAAACAGGATGCGGTGCGGGAGCTGCTAACGCTGCAAGAGCAGCACCGGGTGGAGATGCGCATCACGCACAACTCGCTGCAGGAAGAGATTGCCGCGAGGGAAACGCTCGAAAGGCGGTTGTGCGAGCTGCGCACGGAACTGGAACGACTGCAGGCGGAGAATGCGGCCGAATGGGGCAAGCGGGAACGGCTCGAAACGGAGAAGCTGAATATGGAGCGGGAAACCAAAAAGCTGCGCGCCGAATGTCAGGATCTGCAGGAACGGCTCGAACGCAAGGGTCGTCCGCTGGTGAACAGTGACGTGGAGCTGCGCTCTCTGCAGCAGGAGCTGCTCGATAAGAATAAG GAACTCAGCGACATTCGTCATTCGCACAGTAAGATGAAGAAAATGCTGTCGGAAGCAAACACCGAGCTGGGGCATGCCGTGCGCCGAGCGGAACAGTACGAAACGGAGGTGAAACGGTTGCGTTCGCGCGTGGAAGAGCTCAAGCACGAGCTGGCCTCCGCTGAGGATGAGCTCGATGCCGCCTGCAACCATGTGCGTCGATTGCAACGCACCAACGAGGAGCTGAGCGGCCAAACGGAAGGCTTGCAGGTGCAGATACAGCATCTACAAACGAG TGGTAGtcccaagcagcagcagcagcaccatcagcacGAGTCGGGCAACTATAAGGCCACCAATCGGTCCAATTACACTGCCAACGTGAGCTACAAACCGAACATTAACGATCTGAAGCAGCTGTTTGACAATTCGGCCGCTCGCcagttcggtggtggtggtggtggtccatCCAAAGCGTCCGGTTTGCCAGTCCGCGAGCAACCCTCCTCCCTTACGTCCAGCATCAATCCGCAACCTCCGCCGTCATACGCTCCACTCGCGTCCGGTTCGTACTACGATGCCAAGCCGAGCTACATCGAGCACGATGCACCCTCGCCACCAtcgctcaacaacaacaagtacGAGTTCGAGCGTGCCAAGCAAAAGTTTGACAACATTACGCGTGCTGCAGCGGCCGCCAGCGGTGGACACAAGTCCCGCAGCAGCTCGGGCGGCAGTGGTGCCGTCACATCGAAGCAACACAATTTCGCCGGCAGTTCAGCCATTCCGAAGCGAAACACGTCCTCCGGTGCAGCGGCGGGTGCTTCTTCCGCCTCTGGTTCGTACTACGAACCGAACGTATTTCCCGGCAACGGTGGCGGAGAGCTGCGGAACGGGCGGGCAGCGTGTGATGATATGCCTCCGACGAAGAATCAGAGCCACATCAACGAAACCATACAGCTGTTCGACGTTAGTCCGGGCTCGTACGATCAATCGCCGGGCGGCAATGCGCCGAGGGCGATCGGGCAGCAGCACCCACCACACAAACCGATCAACATTGGCAAGATGAACGATGTCAATCTGGATGGGTTAAAGGTATCGGAGGACGATGAA ACTCCGTAG
- the LOC118510589 gene encoding lysozyme c-1, whose protein sequence is MKVYATVLLAIVASCCALAGAKTFSKCDLAKALANNGIAKASLPDWICLVQHESAFSTSATNKNKNGSKDYGIFQINNKFWCDSSYGANDCKMACSNLLNDDITDDIKCAKMIFKRHGFNAWYGWKDHCKGKTLPSVSACF, encoded by the exons ATGAAGGTGTACGCCACTGTTTTGCTTGCGATCGTTGCGAGTTGCTGTGCCTTGGCCGGGGCGAAAACGTTCAGCAAGTGTGATCTGGCCAAGGCGTTGGCGAATAATGGCATTGCGAAAGCGTCGTTGCCGGATT GGATCTGTCTCGTACAGCACGAGAGTGCGTTCAGCACGTCGGCcacgaataaaaacaaaaatggatcCAAAGATTACGGCATATTCCAGATAAACAATAAGTTCTGGTGTGACTCGAGCTACGGCGCGAACGATTGCAAAATGGCGTGCAGCA ATCTGCTAAACGATGATATTACGGACGACATCAAGTGCGCCAAGATGATTTTCAAGCGCCATGGATTTAACGCTTGGTATGGATGGAAGGATCACTGCAAGGGCAAAACGCTTCCCAGTGTTAGTGCGTGCTTCTAA
- the LOC118510588 gene encoding lysozyme c-1-like, with product MKLIFAVVCTALAVSSGKVEARRYDKCELVRELYNSGIPKSQLADWVCLVQWESSFDTKAINNQNTDGSTDYGLFQINNRYWCDSHYGGNECNISCNSLLSDDISIAIECAKLIYRRMGFEAWYGWRDHCKGRQLPDISDCLLNDIGGHSGGRYSEMGASCWSS from the exons ATGAAACTGATTTTCGCCGTCGTGTGCACCGCCCTTGCGGTAAGCAGTGGTAAAGTCGAGGCACGAAGATACGACAAATGTGAGCTGGTAAGAGAGTTGTACAATAGTGGCATCCCGAAATCGCAGCTGGCGGATT GGGTCTGTCTCGTGCAGTGGGAAAGCAGCTTCGATACGAAGGCGATTAATAATCAAAACACAGACGGGTCCACCGACTATGGACTGTTTCAGATCAATAACAGGTACTGGTGTGATTCGCACTATGGAGGAAACGAGTGCAACATATCGTGTAACA GCCTACTGAGTGACGACATTTCGATTGCCATCGAATGTGCCAAGCTGATTTACCGCCGGATGGGTTTCGAAGCTTGGTACGGTTGGAGGGACCATTGCAAAGGCAGGCAATTGCCCGACATCAGTGACTGCCTGCTCAACGACATCGGTGGGCATTCTGGCGGAAGATATTCTGAAATGGGTGCATCTTGCTGGTCGTCTTAG